One genomic region from Chloroherpetonaceae bacterium encodes:
- the rplN gene encoding 50S ribosomal protein L14: MIQNETNLIVADNSGAKKVRVIHVPGGTHRRYAGIGDVVVVSVKAAIPGGTVKKKDVSRAVVVRTRKEHRRKDGSYVRFDDNAVVLINATGEPKGTRIFGPIARELRDRNYAKIISLAPEVI; encoded by the coding sequence ATGATTCAAAACGAAACTAACTTAATAGTAGCCGATAACAGCGGAGCAAAAAAGGTTCGCGTTATCCACGTTCCGGGAGGAACTCATCGCCGTTATGCCGGTATTGGCGATGTTGTGGTTGTCTCTGTCAAGGCTGCTATTCCGGGTGGAACAGTGAAGAAAAAAGATGTTTCAAGAGCCGTTGTTGTTAGAACACGAAAAGAACACCGCCGTAAAGACGGTTCTTATGTTCGCTTTGACGATAATGCGGTGGTATTGATTAACGCAACAGGTGAGCCAAAGGGAACAAGAATTTTTGGACCAATCGCACGCGAATTGAGAGATCGGAATTATGCAAAAATAATTTCTTTGGCACCAGAAGTAATTTAA
- the rpsQ gene encoding 30S ribosomal protein S17, which yields MSEQNTTITNEKSSSANAPKRSTRKEKIGLVVSNKMEKGIVVAIERRVQHPIYKKYFKKTTRIMAHDEKNEAKIGDKVLITECRPLSKRKSWRLVEIVEKAK from the coding sequence ATGTCAGAGCAAAATACAACCATTACAAACGAGAAGAGCAGCTCGGCAAATGCTCCAAAAAGAAGTACAAGAAAAGAGAAAATCGGTCTTGTTGTGAGCAATAAAATGGAAAAAGGTATTGTGGTTGCAATTGAACGCCGCGTCCAACATCCGATTTATAAAAAATACTTCAAAAAGACCACGCGTATTATGGCTCATGACGAAAAAAATGAAGCCAAAATTGGTGATAAAGTCTTGATTACCGAATGCCGCCCTCTTTCGAAAAGAAAAAGTTGGCGTTTAGTTGAAATTGTAGAAAAAGCCAAATAA
- the rpmC gene encoding 50S ribosomal protein L29 yields MKKYEIAALSESEMKERINEAQKLIAEIVFKKATEPPQNTSEVRNLRKDIARMKTALNKKKLAIEAEKTK; encoded by the coding sequence ATGAAAAAATATGAAATTGCGGCTCTTTCCGAATCAGAAATGAAAGAAAGAATTAATGAAGCCCAAAAACTGATTGCCGAAATTGTTTTCAAAAAAGCAACCGAACCACCGCAAAATACAAGCGAAGTGCGCAACTTGCGTAAAGACATTGCGAGAATGAAAACCGCACTGAATAAAAAGAAATTAGCGATTGAAGCTGAAAAAACAAAGTAA
- the rplP gene encoding 50S ribosomal protein L16 encodes MLMPKRVKFRRTQRGKMKGNETRGTDIAFGSFGLKTLEQAWITSRQIEAARVAMTRFMKRDGRSWIRIFPDKPVTKKPAETRMGSGKGAPEFWVAPVKPGRIMFEIDGVTKAIAEEAFRLAASKLPVRTKIVTRPDYEEIAEKK; translated from the coding sequence ATGTTGATGCCAAAACGCGTCAAGTTTCGCCGTACACAACGCGGTAAAATGAAAGGCAATGAAACTCGGGGAACAGATATCGCTTTCGGTTCATTTGGACTTAAAACTCTCGAGCAAGCGTGGATTACAAGTCGACAAATAGAAGCAGCACGTGTTGCAATGACACGTTTTATGAAGCGTGATGGGCGTTCGTGGATTCGTATTTTTCCAGATAAACCGGTTACAAAAAAACCGGCGGAAACTCGTATGGGTAGTGGAAAAGGAGCGCCAGAATTTTGGGTTGCCCCAGTAAAGCCCGGACGAATTATGTTTGAAATAGATGGAGTAACGAAAGCAATCGCTGAGGAAGCTTTTCGACTTGCAGCGTCAAAATTGCCTGTGAGAACAAAAATCGTAACTCGGCCAGACTACGAAGAAATCGCAGAAAAAAAATAA
- the rpsC gene encoding 30S ribosomal protein S3 has protein sequence MGQKVHPIGFRLGIIKDWDSRWYDNTGNIASKLKEDQTIRNYVITRLKRQKAGVSKVVIERTTKNVKLYIYAARPGAVVGKSGEEINTLAQELGKITQKEVKIDVIEIKKPELDAQLVGDNIASQLEGRVSFRRAMKQALQQAERAGAEGIRVQVSGRLGGAEIARMEKYKEGSVPLHTLRANIDYAQSTAFTITGTVGIKVWIYKGEVLVQRIDTIEEEEKQKVKDRREQNRSRGRRDDRGGNNNANRKRRRGKGGPRKGNQGGGSEGAPETETGSEN, from the coding sequence TTGGGACAGAAAGTACATCCAATCGGTTTCAGATTAGGAATCATCAAAGATTGGGATTCGCGCTGGTACGACAATACCGGTAACATCGCATCCAAACTGAAGGAAGATCAAACCATCAGAAACTATGTAATTACCCGCTTGAAAAGACAAAAAGCAGGTGTATCAAAAGTTGTAATTGAACGGACAACAAAAAATGTCAAGCTCTACATTTATGCAGCGAGACCGGGAGCTGTTGTCGGGAAAAGTGGCGAAGAAATCAACACTTTAGCCCAAGAACTGGGTAAGATTACTCAAAAAGAAGTAAAAATAGATGTTATCGAAATCAAGAAACCGGAATTAGATGCACAACTTGTAGGTGATAACATTGCTTCACAACTTGAAGGTCGTGTGTCTTTCCGACGCGCAATGAAACAAGCCCTGCAACAAGCAGAGCGAGCAGGTGCCGAGGGAATTCGCGTTCAAGTGAGCGGTCGTTTAGGAGGAGCTGAAATCGCTCGTATGGAAAAATACAAAGAAGGCAGCGTTCCGCTTCATACCCTAAGAGCAAATATCGACTACGCTCAATCCACTGCATTTACGATTACAGGGACAGTTGGAATTAAAGTGTGGATTTACAAAGGCGAAGTGTTGGTCCAAAGAATTGATACCATCGAAGAAGAAGAAAAGCAAAAAGTAAAAGACCGTCGCGAACAAAATAGAAGTCGTGGACGCCGAGACGATCGCGGTGGCAACAATAACGCCAATCGTAAACGCCGAAGAGGTAAAGGTGGACCTCGCAAAGGAAATCAAGGTGGGGGCTCCGAGGGAGCACCGGAAACTGAGACCGGATCTGAAAATTAA
- the rplV gene encoding 50S ribosomal protein L22, with amino-acid sequence MGVRKRESSEKRKEAKKSQQQATASLSHVPTSTRKMRITVSMIRGKKVSEAKAILQNTTRHSGRTALLALKSAIANFTAKNPNLTLSEDQLVVKNVSVDQGVTVKRISPAPMGRAYRIRKRSNHLTITVDKLRGIAKAQKPVSRKKELPKTA; translated from the coding sequence ATGGGTGTTAGAAAAAGAGAATCATCAGAAAAAAGAAAAGAAGCCAAAAAGAGTCAGCAGCAAGCTACCGCTTCCCTTTCTCATGTGCCAACTTCAACGCGGAAAATGAGAATTACCGTATCTATGATTCGAGGAAAAAAAGTATCAGAAGCAAAAGCAATCTTGCAAAATACAACACGGCATAGCGGAAGAACAGCACTTTTAGCCCTGAAATCAGCTATAGCAAATTTTACTGCAAAAAATCCAAATCTTACACTAAGTGAAGATCAATTGGTAGTAAAAAATGTTTCAGTCGATCAAGGAGTTACGGTGAAAAGAATTTCACCTGCACCTATGGGCCGCGCATATCGGATTAGAAAGCGCTCTAATCACTTGACAATTACGGTTGACAAATTGCGTGGCATCGCGAAAGCACAAAAGCCAGTATCTCGCAAAAAGGAATTACCAAAAACAGCATAA